In Acidimicrobiales bacterium, the sequence TGGGGCTGGGGGTCGAAAAGGTCTTTGTCGGCCGGCTGCGCGCCGACGGACCGACCGCGCAGACGGTGGGCACCGTCGCCGCCCTCGGCATCATCGTTGCCGTGGCGGCCCGCATCTGGGGCACCTCAGGCCTGCCCGCCGTCACCATCTTCCCCGAGGGCCGCGTCTCGATCGGGGCGTCGAGCATCCAGTACGGCGAGCTCGGGCTGTTCGCGGTCATGCTCGTGGTGGCCGCTGCGCTGTATCTGCTGGTGCAGCGCACCGACCTCGGGCTGATGATGAGAGGGACGGCCGAGAGCCGTCTGGCTGCCTCGTTGATGGGCGTCAACCCGGACGGCATCACCTCGTTGACGTGGGCCATGGGCGGCGCGCTGGCTGCGCTGGCGGGCGTCCTGTTGGCGGCGGTCACGTCGCTGCATCCCTACACGTTGGCCCTCCAGGTGCTCCCGGCGTTCATCGCCGCCCTCATCGGCGGACTGGGCAGCCTGCCCGGCGCGCTGGTCGGGGCCGGCATCGTCGGCACCGTCCAGGGGTTGGTGCCGCTCCTCGGCGCCATCGGCGACCTCCAGGGTGCTCCCCAGTTGCTTCTCTCGGTGCTCGCCGTGGTGGTCATGGCGACCCGGGGCAAGAGCCTGGCCGGCGCCGACGACGGCGCCGAAGCCCGCGCCCTCGGCGGCGGCGGTGGTGGAATGCCGCGGGCGCGTCGGCGGCGGAGCCGCGTGCGCTTGGTCGTCGGCATCGTCGCGCTGGTTGCGTTCCCCTACCTGCCCGGCATGCCGTCGTCCATCGTGGGAACGGCAAACCAGGCCGCCATCTACGCCATCATCGGCGTATCGATCGTCCTGTTGACGGGCTGGGTCGGTCAGATCTCGCTGGGGCACGCCGCACTCGTCGGCGTCGGTGCCTACCTCACCGGCCACATCGTCGAGGGCGCGGGCATCGTGTTCCCGCTGAGCCTGCCCATCGCCGCCGTCCTGTCGGGCGGCGTGGCGGCGATGCTCGGCGCCGTCGCGGTGCGGGTCCGAGGCCTCTACCTGGCGGTGGCCACGCTCGTGTTCTCGTGGATGGCGAGCGAGTTCCTCTTCCGGCAGGACTGGTTCACCCAGCACGGCGAGATCGGCGAGCGCGCCATCGGAGAGAAGGGGCAGCTTCCGTTCTTCGACTTCAGTGACCGCCGCACGTTCTTCCTCGTGGCCTTGGCCGCCTTGGGGCTGGTCGCTTTCGGCGCCGCCAACGTCCGCGACTCGAAGACGGGGCGGGCGTTCTTCGCCCTGCGGGGCTCGGAGATGGCGGCGGCGTCGCTCGGCATCGACGTCGTCCGCTACAAGTTCCTGGCCTTCGTGACCTCGGGTGCTATCGCAGGCATCGCGGGCAACCTGATCATGACCGAGGCCCGGGTGGTGACGCCCGACCAGTTCTCCTTCAACCGCTCGCTGTTCTACGTCGCCATCGCCGTCGTCGGCGGGCTCGTCAGCCTTCCCGGCGCAGTGGCCTCGGGGATCGTGTTCGCGGCGTTGTCCGAGGTCTTCTATCGGGTCGAAGTCCTGGGAGCCTTCCTGGAGATCGTGTCCAGCCTGCTGCTGGCGGTGGTCCTCATCGCCTATCGAGGCGGGCTGGCGTCGTTCCCCGATCGCGCTCGGCGGATCGTGGAGCTGTTACGGCCGCGGATCGAGCCGGTGGTTGCCCCGCTGGTCGCTCGTATCCCCGAGCGGTGGCGCCATCGGCCCGAAGCCGAGCGAGCCTGGTCGGTCGACCTGTCCGGGGTGGGCGAGCGCATCCGCGACCGGCGCCATCAGGTGGCGACAGCCACACGCCGCCTCCGGGCCCGGCTGCCGATCGCCCAACTTCAGCCGCCGCCCGAACTGGCGCCGGAGGCGCCCTTGGACTTCAAGGCGGCGGTGCGGGCGACCACGCCTGCAGTCAACGGCCACAGCGCCGAGGAGGCCCATCCGGAGCCGGTCGTCGACCATCAGGCCGAGCTGGCCGCCCTACGGGCGCGGCTGTCGGAGGTGCGGCCCCTGGGAGACCGGTCGGAGCGGCGGCCGCTGATCGAGGCCGATCACGTCACCGTGCGCTTCGGCGGCCTGACCGCCGTCGACGACGCGTCGCTCCAGG encodes:
- a CDS encoding branched-chain amino acid ABC transporter permease/ATP-binding protein — translated: MLTDIVVSLVLSLPLIGAYAIFAIGIVLIYRASHMLNLAHGAMAMLPAYLLYTIVQWGVPTAIAFPLALVCGAALGLGVEKVFVGRLRADGPTAQTVGTVAALGIIVAVAARIWGTSGLPAVTIFPEGRVSIGASSIQYGELGLFAVMLVVAAALYLLVQRTDLGLMMRGTAESRLAASLMGVNPDGITSLTWAMGGALAALAGVLLAAVTSLHPYTLALQVLPAFIAALIGGLGSLPGALVGAGIVGTVQGLVPLLGAIGDLQGAPQLLLSVLAVVVMATRGKSLAGADDGAEARALGGGGGGMPRARRRRSRVRLVVGIVALVAFPYLPGMPSSIVGTANQAAIYAIIGVSIVLLTGWVGQISLGHAALVGVGAYLTGHIVEGAGIVFPLSLPIAAVLSGGVAAMLGAVAVRVRGLYLAVATLVFSWMASEFLFRQDWFTQHGEIGERAIGEKGQLPFFDFSDRRTFFLVALAALGLVAFGAANVRDSKTGRAFFALRGSEMAAASLGIDVVRYKFLAFVTSGAIAGIAGNLIMTEARVVTPDQFSFNRSLFYVAIAVVGGLVSLPGAVASGIVFAALSEVFYRVEVLGAFLEIVSSLLLAVVLIAYRGGLASFPDRARRIVELLRPRIEPVVAPLVARIPERWRHRPEAERAWSVDLSGVGERIRDRRHQVATATRRLRARLPIAQLQPPPELAPEAPLDFKAAVRATTPAVNGHSAEEAHPEPVVDHQAELAALRARLSEVRPLGDRSERRPLIEADHVTVRFGGLTAVDDASLQVCEGEIVGLIGPNGAGKTTLFNAVAGYNTPAAGIIRLYGQDVTNLPVHRRARVGVARTFQLIQLFRQLSVYENLLVATHVHNPTGFGSHLVVSGRAIEQEEAAVDRVNEILDLLDLTDIAYRPTGDLPFGVLRMVEVARALVTGFRVIMLDEPASGLDNTETDRLIEVLRFVRGLGVTLLLIEHDVRMVTGVSDYMYVLEQGRIIAEGVPEDIQRNPAVIAAYLGEPADASEKEMVG